A region of the Granulicella aggregans genome:
GCTCGAAGATGCTTCTTGTTCCGTAGAAGGTGTTGCCTGCCAGCCATATCAACTCCGATTTGCGGAAGCGTAGACCGCGCACATACTCCATCTGCTGCCGCAGCAGGTCAATAGGAATATGCTCGGCCAGCTTGACGGTCAGCGTCCGGTTGAAGACTTCTGAGGTGACATGCGCCTGCGGAAAGTTCTTCCAGATGAACTGCAGCATCAGCAGTTTGTAGAAGTCGGTGTCGAGCAGCGACCTTACGATGGGGTCGAGCTTCCAGTTGTGGTTATGCGCGCGCTCCGCGAAGTTAACCTGCATGCGTGGATTGTCTCGTGTTTCGGTCGTTAGCGAAAGTTTCGTCCGTTAGCGAATGACTACCTCGGTGGCTGTGGTTGAGGCCGGCACGATGATGCTCGGCGATGTCTTTGCGGGTTCAAGCGATACACTTTTTCCGTTGATTGTCGCGCTGTGCTGGGTTGCAACAAGTCCATAGACCTCGACACGTAACTGCGTCCACCACGGCGTGAAGCTACCGGTCGGCGCGTCCAGGCGCACGATCACCGAACCGTTGCTCTCTTCTGTGCAGGAGAAGTGCTGGCGGAAGAACTTGCCCTCGCGATACGCAAAGCTAGTCCCATCGTCCTGATAGATCGAACCCTCGCACGTTCCTCCCGCCATGTTCGGGTATACCCGTAGCGTCAGCGGCCCGTCGGGCTTTTCCATCGTGCTCTGTGTTAGCGGAGCGATGGGGATAATCGATCCACCCCGCACATACACAGGCAACTCTTCGAGCTTCGGTGTGACACAGATAGGTTTGTTGAGCAGCGCCGCATCGCGCTGCTCGAGATCGCGCGCTGCGACTCGAGCGATCTTGGCAAGCCGCTCGCCGGTCCAGTAGTCATACCACTGACCCGGCGGAAGATGAACCTCGTAGGGCGCTACTTCTTCCGGCGACGGAGACGCTGCGACGAGGATGCGATCACCGAAGAGGAACTCACCCGTAGCGTCGTTGTCCAGCGGATGGCCATCGGTCGTCGCATCAGGAAACTCGAGGAAGAGCGGTCGCATGATCGGCAGCCCGGTGCGCGAAGTCTCTTCAGCCGCGGTGTAGAGATAAGGCATCAGCCGATAACGCTCCTCGATGAAGTGCTTGCGAATCGCCTCCTGCTCCGGCCCATCCACCCAGACCTCGTGGTCTCGCGTGCCCTTCGCCGAATGGTCGCGATCGATAGGCTGGAACGCGCCAATCTCGATCCACTTCGTCAAGAGATCGGGAGGTGGAGAGCCAGCGAAGCCGCCCACGTCCGCACCAGTCATAGCAAATCCGCTGAGGCCTAGGTTCTCGATCTGAGGCACCGTCTGCCGGAGATGGTTCCAGGTCGCGCTGTTGTCGCCGGTCCACGTTGCCGCGTAGCGCTGGCCGCCAGCGTAGGAGGCGCGGGTCAACACGAACGGCCTTACATCTGGTTGCAGCTTCAACAGTCCCTCGTAGGTGCCGCGCGAGTTCTCCATGCCGAAGACATTGTGGATCTCAAGGTGCGTTGCTGTGCGCTTGGCGAAGCCCGGTTCATCGATCCGGTGCCGGATATTGTCCGGCATTGTCTTGGTTGGAACCTCAAAGACCGCGGGTTCATTCATGTCATTCCAGAAGCCCGCAACGCCTTCATCCGTGAATCCCTTGTATAGGGTGCCCCACCACTCGCGGGTAAGCTTCTGCGTAAAGTCAGGAAAGACCGCCGGTCCTGGCCACACGATTCCCGAGTAGACCGTTCCATCGGGATTCTTTACAAAGTGATCGCCCTCCATGCCGCTATCGAACGGGGCGTAGCCTGCGTTCGGTAGGTTGGCGATATGCAGGTCGGTGATGACGATCAGGTGGAAGTGGTTCTTCGTAAGATCAGAGACCATCTCTTTGAAGCGCGGAAACGCCTTGGTGTCGACGGTGAACGGCCGGTTCTTCTCCTGGAAGTCGATGTCGAGATACAGCGCGTCGCTGGGGATCTTATCCGCGCGCAGCCGGTTCGCCGTCGTCATCAACCTTGTCTCCGTCTCGTAGCTGTATCGCGATTGCTGAAAGCCCAGCGACCAGAGCGGCGGCAGCGGAGTAGTTCCCGTCAGCCATGCATACGTTTCAACAACCCTCTTCGGTTCTGGACCATTGAAGAAGTAGTAAGTCATTGGGCCGTCAGTCGCGCCAAAGGTGTACTCGTTCGGATCGCTGCGGCCAAAGTCGAAGTTCGTCCGAAAAGTGTTGTCGAGCAGCAGCCCTGTCGCGTGCCCAGCGCGGAAGTTGATGAAGAAGGGAATGCTCTTGTAGATCGGGTCGGTCGACTCCTGCCATCCGAACATA
Encoded here:
- a CDS encoding glycoside hydrolase family 31 protein, which translates into the protein MKCRFALLAIVLLPFGSEVPLRASAGNIAEPAAVSVLSDGLMVSHGGNTLMVTALRDDVLRVTASHVRGQFPEKASWAVVPSALSASVKVVAGPNSPDRAVGFRTNSLQVSISVDMRITISDLAGNILQDDAAPIEWHKHGFTVAKQKHQDDHFFGLGDKPGPLDRAGEAFTMWNTDMFGWQESTDPIYKSIPFFINFRAGHATGLLLDNTFRTNFDFGRSDPNEYTFGATDGPMTYYFFNGPEPKRVVETYAWLTGTTPLPPLWSLGFQQSRYSYETETRLMTTANRLRADKIPSDALYLDIDFQEKNRPFTVDTKAFPRFKEMVSDLTKNHFHLIVITDLHIANLPNAGYAPFDSGMEGDHFVKNPDGTVYSGIVWPGPAVFPDFTQKLTREWWGTLYKGFTDEGVAGFWNDMNEPAVFEVPTKTMPDNIRHRIDEPGFAKRTATHLEIHNVFGMENSRGTYEGLLKLQPDVRPFVLTRASYAGGQRYAATWTGDNSATWNHLRQTVPQIENLGLSGFAMTGADVGGFAGSPPPDLLTKWIEIGAFQPIDRDHSAKGTRDHEVWVDGPEQEAIRKHFIEERYRLMPYLYTAAEETSRTGLPIMRPLFLEFPDATTDGHPLDNDATGEFLFGDRILVAASPSPEEVAPYEVHLPPGQWYDYWTGERLAKIARVAARDLEQRDAALLNKPICVTPKLEELPVYVRGGSIIPIAPLTQSTMEKPDGPLTLRVYPNMAGGTCEGSIYQDDGTSFAYREGKFFRQHFSCTEESNGSVIVRLDAPTGSFTPWWTQLRVEVYGLVATQHSATINGKSVSLEPAKTSPSIIVPASTTATEVVIR